One part of the Glycine max cultivar Williams 82 chromosome 14, Glycine_max_v4.0, whole genome shotgun sequence genome encodes these proteins:
- the LOC100527675 gene encoding endonuclease V isoform X3, translating into MEKKSPEPPEEASQSRDSSRDNQTWITAQNILREKLITEDCFAWKLQAGSKEEEALRYVGGVDISFSKDDPSRACGTLVVLDFHTLQVLYQDFSLVTLQVPYVPGFLAFREAPVLLQLLEKMKRSNNPFYPQLLMVDGNGILHPRGFGLACHIGVEANLPTIGIGKNAMRSTQGSIKPIFISIGHKISLQTAIMIVQMTCKYRVPEPIRQADIRSRDYIRKLEANAKVK; encoded by the exons atGGAAAAGAAATCACCTGAACCACCCGAAGAAGCATCACAGTCACGAGACTCATCGCGAGATAACCAGACCTGGATAAC TGCACAAAACATTCTGAGAGAAAAACTGATCACAGAGGACTGTTTCGCATGGAAATTACAAGCTGGTTCCAAAGAGGAAGAAGCATTGAGATACGTTGGTGGGGTTGACATAAGCTTCTCAAAGGATGACCCATCAAGGGCATGTGGCACCCTTGTAGTCTTGGACTTCCACACTCTTCAAGTTCTCTATCAAGATTTCTCTTTGGTCACTCTTCAAGTCCCTTATGTGCCTGGCTTTCTAGCATTTAGAGAG GCCCCAGTTCTTCTGCAGCTTctagagaaaatgaaaaggagCAATAATCCTTTCTACCCTCAG CTATTAATGGTTGATGGAAACGGAATACTTCATCCCCGAG GTTTTGGGCTGGCCTGTCATATTGGAGTTGAGGCCAATCTCCCAACAATTGGGATTGGAAAGAAT GCCATGAGATCTACCCAGGGTTCCATAAAACCAATATTTATATCAATTGGTCACAAGATATCACTTCAGACTGCCATTATGATTGTTCAAATGACATGCAAGTACCGTGTGCCTGAGCCAATTAGGCAG GCTGACATAAGATCTAGAGACTACATTCGGAAACTTGAAGCAAATGCCAAAGTAAAGTAA
- the LOC100527675 gene encoding endonuclease V isoform X1 has product MEKKSPEPPEEASQSRDSSRDNQTWITAQNILREKLITEDCFAWKLQAGSKEEEALRYVGGVDISFSKDDPSRACGTLVVLDFHTLQVLYQDFSLVTLQVPYVPGFLAFREAPVLLQLLEKMKRSNNPFYPQLLMVDGNGILHPRGFGLACHIGVEANLPTIGIGKNLYKLQLHHVDGLTHSRVRELLGAEENCSEDFINLVGCSGHIWGVAMRSTQGSIKPIFISIGHKISLQTAIMIVQMTCKYRVPEPIRQADIRSRDYIRKLEANAKVK; this is encoded by the exons atGGAAAAGAAATCACCTGAACCACCCGAAGAAGCATCACAGTCACGAGACTCATCGCGAGATAACCAGACCTGGATAAC TGCACAAAACATTCTGAGAGAAAAACTGATCACAGAGGACTGTTTCGCATGGAAATTACAAGCTGGTTCCAAAGAGGAAGAAGCATTGAGATACGTTGGTGGGGTTGACATAAGCTTCTCAAAGGATGACCCATCAAGGGCATGTGGCACCCTTGTAGTCTTGGACTTCCACACTCTTCAAGTTCTCTATCAAGATTTCTCTTTGGTCACTCTTCAAGTCCCTTATGTGCCTGGCTTTCTAGCATTTAGAGAG GCCCCAGTTCTTCTGCAGCTTctagagaaaatgaaaaggagCAATAATCCTTTCTACCCTCAG CTATTAATGGTTGATGGAAACGGAATACTTCATCCCCGAG GTTTTGGGCTGGCCTGTCATATTGGAGTTGAGGCCAATCTCCCAACAATTGGGATTGGAAAGAAT CTGTATAAGTTACAGTTGCATCATGTGGATGGTCTTACTCATTCTAGAGTGAGAGAACTTCTTGGAGCTGAAGAAAACTGTTCTgaagattttattaatttggtGGGTTGTTCTGGGCATATATGGGGAGTG GCCATGAGATCTACCCAGGGTTCCATAAAACCAATATTTATATCAATTGGTCACAAGATATCACTTCAGACTGCCATTATGATTGTTCAAATGACATGCAAGTACCGTGTGCCTGAGCCAATTAGGCAG GCTGACATAAGATCTAGAGACTACATTCGGAAACTTGAAGCAAATGCCAAAGTAAAGTAA
- the LOC100527675 gene encoding endonuclease V isoform X2: MEKKSPEPPEEASQSRDSSRDNQTWITAQNILREKLITEDCFAWKLQAGSKEEEALRYVGGVDISFSKDDPSRACGTLVVLDFHTLQVLYQDFSLVTLQVPYVPGFLAFREAPVLLQLLEKMKRSNNPFYPQLLMVDGNGILHPRGFGLACHIGVEANLPTIGIGKNLHHVDGLTHSRVRELLGAEENCSEDFINLVGCSGHIWGVAMRSTQGSIKPIFISIGHKISLQTAIMIVQMTCKYRVPEPIRQADIRSRDYIRKLEANAKVK; this comes from the exons atGGAAAAGAAATCACCTGAACCACCCGAAGAAGCATCACAGTCACGAGACTCATCGCGAGATAACCAGACCTGGATAAC TGCACAAAACATTCTGAGAGAAAAACTGATCACAGAGGACTGTTTCGCATGGAAATTACAAGCTGGTTCCAAAGAGGAAGAAGCATTGAGATACGTTGGTGGGGTTGACATAAGCTTCTCAAAGGATGACCCATCAAGGGCATGTGGCACCCTTGTAGTCTTGGACTTCCACACTCTTCAAGTTCTCTATCAAGATTTCTCTTTGGTCACTCTTCAAGTCCCTTATGTGCCTGGCTTTCTAGCATTTAGAGAG GCCCCAGTTCTTCTGCAGCTTctagagaaaatgaaaaggagCAATAATCCTTTCTACCCTCAG CTATTAATGGTTGATGGAAACGGAATACTTCATCCCCGAG GTTTTGGGCTGGCCTGTCATATTGGAGTTGAGGCCAATCTCCCAACAATTGGGATTGGAAAGAAT TTGCATCATGTGGATGGTCTTACTCATTCTAGAGTGAGAGAACTTCTTGGAGCTGAAGAAAACTGTTCTgaagattttattaatttggtGGGTTGTTCTGGGCATATATGGGGAGTG GCCATGAGATCTACCCAGGGTTCCATAAAACCAATATTTATATCAATTGGTCACAAGATATCACTTCAGACTGCCATTATGATTGTTCAAATGACATGCAAGTACCGTGTGCCTGAGCCAATTAGGCAG GCTGACATAAGATCTAGAGACTACATTCGGAAACTTGAAGCAAATGCCAAAGTAAAGTAA